A genomic segment from Leopardus geoffroyi isolate Oge1 chromosome A2, O.geoffroyi_Oge1_pat1.0, whole genome shotgun sequence encodes:
- the PRKCSH gene encoding glucosidase 2 subunit beta isoform X2: protein MLLLLLLLPLCWAVEVKRPRGVSLTNHHFYDESKPFTCLDGSATIPFDQVNDDYCDCKDGSDEPGTAACPNGSFHCTNTGYKPLYISSRWVNDGVCDCCDGTDEYNSGIVCENTCKEKGRKERETLQQMAEVTREGFRLKKILIEDWKKAREEKQEKLAELQAGKKSLEDEVEVLRMAKEEAEKPEKEAKDRHQKRWEEQQAASKAQREQELAASAFQELDDNMDGLVSVAELQTHPELDTDGDGALSEGEAQALLGGDIQSDAAAFYDRVWAAVRDKYRPEVLPTSPPPAPSEPDLTEPKEERPPVPSPPTEEEEEEEEEEETEDEEEDDEEAEDSQEAPPPLVPPQPAASPPEEDKMPPYDEQTQAFIDAAQEARNKFEDAERSLRDMEESIRNLEQEISFDFGPNGEFAYLYSQCYELTTNEYVYRLCPFKLVSQKPKLGGSPTSLGTWGSWAGPDHDKFSAMKYEQGTGCWQGPNRSTTVRLLCGKETVVTSTTEPSRCEYLMELMTPAACPEPPPEQPTEGDHDEL from the exons ATGTTactgttgctgttgctgctgcccCTGTGCTGGGCCGTGGAGGTCAAGCGACCCCGGGGTGTCTCCCTCACCA ACCATCACTTCTACGACGAGTCCAAGCCTTTCacttgcctggatggctctgccACCATCCCTTTTGATCAGGTCAACGATGACTACTGTGACTGCAAGGATGGCTCAGATGAGCCag GCACCGCCGCCTGCCCCAATGGCAGTTTCCACTGCACCAACACTGGCTACAAGCCTCTGTACATCTCCTCCCGATGGGTCAACGATGGAGTTTGCG ACTGCTGTGACGGTACAGATGAATACAACAGCGGGATCGTCTGTGAGAATACTTGCAA AGAGAAGGGCcgtaaggagagagagactctacAGCAGATGGCAGAGGTCACCCGGGAGGGGTTCCGCTTGAAGAAGATTCTTATTGAAGACTGGAAGAAGGCTCGGGAGGAGAAGCAG GAGAAGCTCGCCGAGCTGCAGGCCGGAAAGAAATCCCTGGAGGACGAGGTGGAGGTGCTGCGAATGGCGAAGGAGGAGGCTgagaagccagagaaggaggCCAAGGACCGGCACCAGAAGCGGTGGGAAG AGCAGCAGGCTGCCTCCAAGGCCCAGCGGGAACAGGAGCTGGCAGCCAGTGCCTTCCAGGAGCTGGACGACAATATGGATGGGTT GGTCTCAGTCGCTGAGCTGCAGACCCATCCAGAGCTGGACACGGATGGTGATGGGGCCCTGTCTGAAGGGGAGGCTCAG GCCCTTCTTGGGGGAGACATTCAAAGTGACGCTGCTGCCTTCTATGACCGCGTCTGGGCTGCCGTCAGGGACAAGTACCGGCCTGAG GTGCTGCCCACCAGCCCCCCGCCCGCACCTTCGGAGCCTGACCTGACAGAGCCCAAGGAGGAGCGGCCTCCGGTGCCCTCACCACCCacggaagaggaggaagaggaggaggaggaagaagagacagaggacgAAGAAGAGGACGACGAGGAGGCAGAAGATTCCCAG gaggccCCGCCCCCACTGGTGCCCCCGCAGCCTGCAGCCAGCCCCCCCGAAGAGGACAAAATGCCACCCTACGACGAGCAGACGCAGGCCTTCATTGATG CCGCCCAGGAGGCCCGCAACAAGTTTGAGGACGCCGAGCGGTCCTTGAGGGACATGGAGGAGTCCATCAG GAACTTGGAGCAGGAGATTTCCTTTGACTTTGGCCCCAACGGAGAGTTCGCCTACCTGTACAGCCAGTGCTACGAGCTCACCACCAACga GTACGTCTACCGGCTCTGCCCCTTCAAGCTCGTCTCACAGAAACCCAAACTCGGTGGCTCCCCCACCAGCCTCGG CACCTGGGGCTCGTGGGCTGGCCCCGACCACGACAAGTTCAGTGCCATGAAGTACGAGCAAGGGACGGGCTGCTGGCAGGGCCCCAACCGCTCCACCACT GTGCGCCTGCTGTGTGGCAAGGAGACGGTGGTGACCAGCACCACGGAGCCCAGTCGCTGCGAGTACCTCATGGAGCTGATGACGCCGGCCGCCTGCCCGGAGCCACCGCCCGAACAGCCCACCGAAGGCGACCACGACGAGCTCTAG
- the PRKCSH gene encoding glucosidase 2 subunit beta isoform X1 gives MLLLLLLLPLCWAVEVKRPRGVSLTNHHFYDESKPFTCLDGSATIPFDQVNDDYCDCKDGSDEPGTAACPNGSFHCTNTGYKPLYISSRWVNDGVCDCCDGTDEYNSGIVCENTCKEKGRKERETLQQMAEVTREGFRLKKILIEDWKKAREEKQEKLAELQAGKKSLEDEVEVLRMAKEEAEKPEKEAKDRHQKRWEEQQAASKAQREQELAASAFQELDDNMDGLVSVAELQTHPELDTDGDGALSEGEAQALLGGDIQSDAAAFYDRVWAAVRDKYRPEVLPTSPPPAPSEPDLTEPKEERPPVPSPPTEEEEEEEEEEETEDEEEDDEEAEDSQVQGEQPKEAPPPLVPPQPAASPPEEDKMPPYDEQTQAFIDAAQEARNKFEDAERSLRDMEESIRNLEQEISFDFGPNGEFAYLYSQCYELTTNEYVYRLCPFKLVSQKPKLGGSPTSLGTWGSWAGPDHDKFSAMKYEQGTGCWQGPNRSTTVRLLCGKETVVTSTTEPSRCEYLMELMTPAACPEPPPEQPTEGDHDEL, from the exons ATGTTactgttgctgttgctgctgcccCTGTGCTGGGCCGTGGAGGTCAAGCGACCCCGGGGTGTCTCCCTCACCA ACCATCACTTCTACGACGAGTCCAAGCCTTTCacttgcctggatggctctgccACCATCCCTTTTGATCAGGTCAACGATGACTACTGTGACTGCAAGGATGGCTCAGATGAGCCag GCACCGCCGCCTGCCCCAATGGCAGTTTCCACTGCACCAACACTGGCTACAAGCCTCTGTACATCTCCTCCCGATGGGTCAACGATGGAGTTTGCG ACTGCTGTGACGGTACAGATGAATACAACAGCGGGATCGTCTGTGAGAATACTTGCAA AGAGAAGGGCcgtaaggagagagagactctacAGCAGATGGCAGAGGTCACCCGGGAGGGGTTCCGCTTGAAGAAGATTCTTATTGAAGACTGGAAGAAGGCTCGGGAGGAGAAGCAG GAGAAGCTCGCCGAGCTGCAGGCCGGAAAGAAATCCCTGGAGGACGAGGTGGAGGTGCTGCGAATGGCGAAGGAGGAGGCTgagaagccagagaaggaggCCAAGGACCGGCACCAGAAGCGGTGGGAAG AGCAGCAGGCTGCCTCCAAGGCCCAGCGGGAACAGGAGCTGGCAGCCAGTGCCTTCCAGGAGCTGGACGACAATATGGATGGGTT GGTCTCAGTCGCTGAGCTGCAGACCCATCCAGAGCTGGACACGGATGGTGATGGGGCCCTGTCTGAAGGGGAGGCTCAG GCCCTTCTTGGGGGAGACATTCAAAGTGACGCTGCTGCCTTCTATGACCGCGTCTGGGCTGCCGTCAGGGACAAGTACCGGCCTGAG GTGCTGCCCACCAGCCCCCCGCCCGCACCTTCGGAGCCTGACCTGACAGAGCCCAAGGAGGAGCGGCCTCCGGTGCCCTCACCACCCacggaagaggaggaagaggaggaggaggaagaagagacagaggacgAAGAAGAGGACGACGAGGAGGCAGAAGATTCCCAGGTGCAGGGGGAGCAGCCCAag gaggccCCGCCCCCACTGGTGCCCCCGCAGCCTGCAGCCAGCCCCCCCGAAGAGGACAAAATGCCACCCTACGACGAGCAGACGCAGGCCTTCATTGATG CCGCCCAGGAGGCCCGCAACAAGTTTGAGGACGCCGAGCGGTCCTTGAGGGACATGGAGGAGTCCATCAG GAACTTGGAGCAGGAGATTTCCTTTGACTTTGGCCCCAACGGAGAGTTCGCCTACCTGTACAGCCAGTGCTACGAGCTCACCACCAACga GTACGTCTACCGGCTCTGCCCCTTCAAGCTCGTCTCACAGAAACCCAAACTCGGTGGCTCCCCCACCAGCCTCGG CACCTGGGGCTCGTGGGCTGGCCCCGACCACGACAAGTTCAGTGCCATGAAGTACGAGCAAGGGACGGGCTGCTGGCAGGGCCCCAACCGCTCCACCACT GTGCGCCTGCTGTGTGGCAAGGAGACGGTGGTGACCAGCACCACGGAGCCCAGTCGCTGCGAGTACCTCATGGAGCTGATGACGCCGGCCGCCTGCCCGGAGCCACCGCCCGAACAGCCCACCGAAGGCGACCACGACGAGCTCTAG